The following proteins come from a genomic window of Deinococcus radiopugnans ATCC 19172:
- a CDS encoding IS701 family transposase: protein MPRSLPPWTRHFPTWFAPFLTHFRHRAQRTWAPLYVRGLCSAAHRKSMQPLAAVVAPGKEDHIQHFITDSPWSAGPLETLLAQRAEEMLGGKDAVLIIDDTCLTKFGTKSVGVARQYSGQVGKITPCQCLVSLTLAQHEIPVPVALRLFLPQEWTRDPARLRAAGVPEEHQLPQTKWELALKELGRVSEHVTFGMVLADAGYGVNAQFRHALTQRGLLWSVGITRTQTVYPKDVRLIPIPKHFRGRRPKYPTTSHDRQTVEEVLSGAAWQHLVWRHGTKSPLSGRFAAVYVRLADGDENAQGQHLPGQGAWVIGEQRRGEERKYYTCNLPPETPFFRLIEVTKRRWACELTHRELKEEVGLDHFEGRSWQGLHHHAVLCMVALNFLQCLRLTQPDDLRGDTVPAIRAEVAGDLPLPPQCRQCRACTALFSGP, encoded by the coding sequence ATGCCACGTTCTCTGCCCCCCTGGACCCGCCACTTTCCCACCTGGTTTGCGCCCTTCCTGACGCACTTTCGTCACCGTGCCCAGCGCACCTGGGCACCGCTGTATGTGCGAGGACTATGTAGTGCGGCTCACCGAAAAAGCATGCAACCCCTGGCGGCTGTCGTGGCACCGGGAAAGGAAGACCACATCCAGCACTTCATCACCGACAGTCCCTGGTCAGCCGGTCCCTTAGAAACCCTGCTGGCACAGCGGGCTGAGGAGATGCTGGGGGGCAAGGACGCTGTGTTAATCATTGACGACACGTGCTTGACGAAGTTTGGCACTAAATCGGTCGGTGTCGCTCGTCAGTATTCCGGACAGGTCGGCAAGATTACTCCCTGTCAATGTCTCGTTTCCCTCACCCTGGCCCAACATGAAATTCCCGTGCCAGTCGCTTTACGGCTCTTCCTGCCACAGGAATGGACCCGTGATCCGGCCCGCTTGAGGGCAGCTGGTGTTCCAGAGGAACATCAACTGCCCCAGACCAAGTGGGAACTGGCCTTGAAGGAATTGGGCCGAGTGAGCGAACACGTCACCTTCGGTATGGTGTTGGCAGACGCGGGATACGGCGTGAACGCCCAATTCCGTCATGCGCTGACCCAACGAGGCTTGCTGTGGTCTGTCGGCATCACCCGGACCCAGACGGTCTACCCCAAGGATGTCCGCTTGATCCCTATTCCCAAGCACTTCCGGGGAAGACGGCCCAAATATCCCACCACGTCACACGACCGCCAGACGGTCGAGGAGGTTCTCAGTGGTGCTGCTTGGCAGCACCTCGTCTGGCGACACGGCACCAAAAGTCCGTTGTCTGGCCGCTTTGCCGCCGTCTACGTCCGGCTGGCGGACGGGGATGAGAACGCCCAGGGTCAGCATCTCCCCGGTCAAGGTGCTTGGGTGATCGGGGAACAACGTCGAGGAGAGGAACGCAAATATTACACCTGCAATCTCCCCCCAGAGACACCATTTTTCCGGCTGATTGAAGTGACCAAACGACGCTGGGCGTGTGAACTCACCCACCGGGAACTCAAGGAAGAAGTCGGCCTGGACCACTTCGAGGGGCGGTCTTGGCAAGGTTTGCACCATCACGCCGTGCTGTGTATGGTCGCGTTGAACTTTCTTCAGTGCCTCCGACTGACCCAGCCCGACGACCTTCGCGGCGATACGGTTCCCGCCATTCGCGCAGAGGTGGCAGGGGACTTGCCCCTGCCACCCCAATGCCGACAATGCCGCGCCTGCACGGCTTTATTCAGCGGTCCTTGA
- a CDS encoding sensor domain-containing diguanylate cyclase: MSLPPRPPPPAPPHHPWAQLLAFEPDRLLRWIPLFAASAGLVILLALRLAAPPYVGILAFVMAYSSLALAGPRSIREPLLAHAARVYAAVLLLAWVTALYLLPGHPATAMVRLAVLLHLTTVYVSLFIQLPPLIAARTAAGTLTFLILTALPHTWRTLGQTEVFDGVTLPVTLLVAHGALITVLHLFSTFRDRAAHAEGRAEALHELAHRDALTGLPNRRALERDLEAAVMGAWAGHLAVVDVDGLKAVNDRLGHAAGDDLLRRFAQGFAREAGLGGQVYRISGDEFALLLPDGGPAGAAMVDQVTQDVQARYPGAAASVGATRWRAGETAGTWLSRADGAMYRHKRRGGPGR, encoded by the coding sequence ATGTCCCTTCCACCCCGTCCACCGCCCCCCGCCCCCCCTCATCACCCGTGGGCCCAGCTGCTCGCCTTCGAGCCGGATCGCCTGCTGCGCTGGATCCCGCTGTTCGCCGCGTCCGCCGGGCTGGTCATCCTACTCGCCCTGCGCCTCGCGGCGCCGCCCTACGTGGGCATTCTGGCCTTCGTCATGGCCTACAGCAGCCTGGCCCTGGCCGGGCCGCGTTCCATACGTGAGCCCCTGCTCGCGCACGCCGCGCGAGTCTATGCCGCAGTACTGTTGTTGGCCTGGGTCACGGCGCTGTACCTGCTGCCGGGCCACCCGGCCACCGCCATGGTCCGCCTGGCCGTGCTGCTGCACCTCACCACCGTCTACGTCTCGCTGTTCATACAGCTGCCCCCCCTGATCGCGGCGCGCACGGCAGCGGGCACTCTAACCTTCCTGATCCTCACCGCACTGCCGCACACCTGGCGCACGCTGGGCCAGACCGAAGTCTTCGACGGCGTGACCCTCCCCGTCACCCTGCTGGTGGCCCATGGGGCACTGATCACCGTCCTGCATCTGTTCAGTACCTTCCGGGACCGGGCGGCCCACGCCGAGGGACGAGCGGAGGCCCTGCATGAACTGGCCCACCGCGACGCGTTGACCGGGCTGCCCAACCGCCGCGCGCTGGAGCGCGATCTGGAAGCGGCGGTGATGGGGGCGTGGGCGGGCCACCTGGCGGTGGTGGACGTGGACGGTCTCAAGGCGGTCAATGACCGCCTGGGCCACGCGGCGGGCGATGACCTGCTGCGCCGCTTCGCTCAGGGCTTTGCCAGGGAGGCGGGGCTGGGGGGGCAGGTCTACCGCATCAGTGGGGATGAGTTCGCACTGCTGTTGCCGGACGGCGGTCCGGCAGGGGCGGCCATGGTCGATCAGGTGACCCAGGACGTGCAGGCGCGCTACCCGGGGGCGGCGGCCAGCGTGGGGGCGACCCGCTGGCGGGCCGGGGAAACGGCAGGCACCTGGCTGTCGCGGGCGGATGGTGCGATGTACCGGCATAAGCGCCGGGGTGGGCCGGGACGTTAA